The Salvia miltiorrhiza cultivar Shanhuang (shh) chromosome 2, IMPLAD_Smil_shh, whole genome shotgun sequence DNA window tgcatttaatttttccagttttggtattttcaccaccccaccccataccaccccccaatccagcccacaccaccccccaaccctcccaattaccaccccccaaaaatatgcatgtttcacatgcatataaaatcaaacaaaaatgcataaagttttcacataaaaatgcattaaattatacaaaaaatgcatttcattttaataaatctggtagtttcgccaccccacccctgcccctgcccccccaccccacccacccccaccccccccccaaatttttttttttttttcaaaaactgattttctaattgctggcccacccccaccgacccacccccccacccccccaaatttttttttttatttttttatttttttaaaaactgattttaaaaaaaaaaaattggggggggggggggtgggggggtcagtggtcagaaaatcagtttttgagaaaataaaaaaataaaaaaaaaaatttggtgggtgggtggggggtgggggtaggggtgggtcagtggtcagaaaatcagtttttaaaaaaataaattttttttttggggggtggggggggtggggggtagggggtgggtgggggtggggttctggggtgtggggggtggggttggggtggggtgaaatcttatgcatatttatatgaaactttatgcatttttatatgaaagttcatgcattctcgtatgaaactttatgcatctaaaatatacctattttgagaaaatataattttttttttgaatttcgaaaattacattccaattttacccctctccagattttgccttgaaatgccttgccacgtgtcaccatcttgatgcgccacatgtcataaatgtgtggtctagatttggatctacggatctattataagcatagggatccaccggaacccaaccctatatatatatatatatatatatatatatgagtaaatatataaaactgtccactttcatattataaagataaaaaatgtccactaagataaaaataataaaaactgtccactttgtGGTTGAAAGGACGGAAATGCCCCTCGGCCTAAAATAGCCCATTTCATCTCCTCTCCCTCATTCACGGTTTCGCTCTCCCTCccccgtctctctctctctctctcttccttcgAGCTCAGATCGCCGGCGAAGCGCCGCTGCCCCagcctcgtcgcctccgccatctcctgcTTTACCCCCCGCCGCGACATTAGCCTCTGCCCGCCACCAATTCGGCGAGGTTTTCCCCCTTCGCCGCCAGCGATTCGGCGTCCTTGTTGCCGATTTTCAATTTTCCGGTCATCTTCTACGCAGATCTAGGGTTGAGCTTGAAGTGGAGGCACGGCGGTGGCACAATTCAGAGGTGAGGAATTGCTGGCGAAGCCTCTCTCTCTGAAATCAAATTCGAATGGGGGGAATTGCTGctaacctttctctctctacaattCACTGCGcaattcatttttcttctttggaACTCTCTTCTGAAAGACAATTTTTTGTGAGGTGATTGTTATAATGTGCTAGGGCTTGGTTGCCAATTTTTTCTTTATGGTTGAATGATACTTTGTCTCGTTGTATGAATTTGATTGATTGTGAATTGTTACTCCTTTGTTTCATCATTGCTAGCTTTCACAAATATAATCTTTTAAGCTGTTCAATTTTGTTATTTCTGGCTCTGTGTAGAAGGAATTTGATTACCATTATGATCTTGAAATGTTCTCAGTTTCCTAATCATGTGATGTTTTGAGCTTGGTCGCATGATATTTTGTTATGTAGATCAATATCGACATTCTGTTTTGATCTTTCAATGAGAAAATTGTGATCCTTtgagcttgatttattttgttatttctgCCTCCATCTCTCATCCCAAACAAGGAGAATGTATGTTGATTGAGAGAGATAGTTTGGCCTTTGTTATTAAGTTTAACATGAGAGATTGTTGTCATGAGCCTAATTGGTTCATGTAGATCTTAATTTCACCGGAAGATACAATAGCTAATTATTATTTTCCCCATTGTCGGTAACTGGGTTATCATCATTCTGGTTTTTGGTTTGCCAACTTGCCGGAGTTTGTATTTTGACGTATCTGTCTTCAATAGTTTTAGATAACATCATTGATGCATGCATTTGTTTTCTTTCTAAGTTCATATGATTGTTATCCTGTCTTACTATGATCATGTGATTTTTCAGTTTCCCAGCATGGGAGGGTATTTTCTGGGAGAAGGCTTCTGGTTTTGAGGAGTCCATGAAGTACAAGAAGTTAACTAATGCACAAAGATCTGGTCTCAACCAAATTCCTAACAGAAGATTTACACTTTGGTGGTCGCCGACTATAAACAGAGCAAACGTGTATGTTGGTTTCCAAGTCCAGCTGGATCTCACTGGGATCTTTATGCATGGGAAGATACCAACTCTGAAGATATCTCTGATCCAGATACATGAGAGTGTAGTGATGGATCTTTGTCAAGTTTTGGATCAGGAGCTGGATGCGTTGGAAATTGAGACTGTTCAGAAAGAAACAATTCACCCTCGAAAGAGTTACAAAATGAACAGCTCATGCGCTGATATCCTGTTGTTTGCTGCCCATAGATGGCCTATGTCAAAACCAAGTCTTGTGGCAGAGTCGAAGGATGTTTTTGACCAGAAGGCCAGCAATAAATACTGGATTGACGTGCAGCTTCGCTGGGGTTATTATGATTCCCACGATATTGAGCGGTACACGAGAGCGAAGTTCATGGATTACACGACTGACAACATGTCAATCTCTTTTTTCACAACTTGTATTGTATGTCTCCGTTTGAACCAATCTCTAGTTTTGTGATACAAATTGATAGTTTGTGATGTATCTGCCAAGTTCAGACTCTTCCATCCTGCAGAATGAGTATTGAGTAAGATAGGAATCTTGAATATGAATCTTTCTTGTATATTTGTAATGTTCCATAGTCTACTATGAAAGACCAACTTAAACGATGATCATATGGATGCTTCTCAGCTTTTATCCCTTTTTATGAGCAGATGATAGATGCTTCGTTTCGTTCtcaattgaaagaaaaatagttTTGAGGAAGACATCAATGGAAACTTTAAATGTCATCTTTCATCATCGGTTAAACAATTAGTTATCCAATCTTATCATGCCATTCAAAGGTTTTTTCTAGTTATCATTTTTTATTGGAATGGGCTTGTGCAGGGTAATGACAATGATTCAGCCAAATTTCTTGGTTGTATTCCGACAAAAAATGTGTAAGCTGAAACAACTTGCTATGTAATAAATGATTATGTTGTTTCTTTAAGTATTACTTGTTTACTATCTCGTcataatttaatgttcttgaattcacaacaagctCGATGAATTtataacttaatattcttgaattcacaactagatttatgaattcacaactaaaactcgaattcacaaccaaaataaattctaattttaattgtgaattcaatctttataaactcaaattcacaactaattgaattcacaaccaaaataaattctaattttaattgtgaattcaatctttataaactcaaattcacaactaattgaattcacaaccaaaataaattctagttgtgaattaaattctgattgtgaattcgattggctgtgaattcacaaccaaaattttttgattgtgaattaaattctggttgtgaattcgattggttatgaattcacagTCAAAAAATTATGAtcgtgaattaaattcaggttgtgaattcgactgattgtgaattcacaaccaacataaatctggttgtaattaaattttggttgtgaattcacaaccaaaaaattctagttgtgaattaaattttggttgtgaattcgactggttgtgaattaaattttggctgtgaattcgactagttgtgaattcacaaacaaaaaattctggttgtgaattcgactggttgtgaattctcaattcacaaccagtgtgaattgcgggattttttaaaggggtgatgtaaagtggacatttttttaattttttatgtgaagggtattttggtaacagtggacattttttaagttttttattttagtggacattttttatctttacaatatgaaagtggccattttaaaaattcactctATATATATTTCTTCACATAAGAAACATGGTTATTTCTTAAAGTTTCCATACTATTAGTTTGTCTACAGAACTTTTATTTTTcctagctatatatatatttatattttcggTCAGTTatgttatatgtatatataattttttcacaCAATTACCTAGATTTGTTATTAGGATTTTGTTTAGTTTAAGTTATATTAGGATTAATATTGAAGCGATTTATTTATCTAATTAGGTGCGGTGTAACTAGGATCCTTCGTTCCGGATTTTGATTGAATTATAAGCTTCGACTTTAATGTGAGGGATTTtactgtcacagcccgccctaactagggatagttaggccgagtgatccacgactagggatggggttaaagaagaaggggaagaaaaggggcgtcatttatagccgtaaaacttactcatcttaataaaactcgtcatttttattcattaatactcaattgaaaacagtctatgaaagactgcataaaagttaattaatatcattaatcaagttatacatcatatgcaaccattctcttaagactcaaagtatgacataacatactataacatcaacaacatcttgcagcggaaagtagctagacatatgtatgaagacatattctagacaggttaactatttattaacaaccctggagactccgctcattgcagcaccatcatcacatcagctcaacctgcacatttagaaaacatatgcagggctgagtacaaaaccactcagtgggcacgtatgcctaggtataaaaatacatgcttcaaaactataaattgtcatgccatcataatcagtacagcaagggagtttttcgctaaaaaggcccaagcttactaagttcatttgtgattcttaaagttcgtctgatcagactaagttcttttgtaatctatcatatctgaaactgtgtgccggagaggtggccacctctcacggtcacttgaccggccaacccgctagatgactcacggtcactggtgtacactagtcctggcaggatagctatcaactgcccaggacccgaattcgattgcatcattggcaaagccaaagcagatagatatcatactaaaaatttaaacattttatggcaagacaatacttgaaataactttaactcaaagattttgtcatgaaataacttgctcaaaggtagcattaaactcgtttgatagatatataaaactgaaattaacagttaaatcatctcatgcattcattcgtataagaggcctacgacaagcaggggatctctatatacgtatagtaaaagtaatgcccacctcgttgtgtctctgtatcaatgagtaacgtcactctctccctcaagtcgttacttcccaaaaggaccttcatcgttatgaagaattggtgagaagttataaaagaaacctcgattaataatctaatctcttttatgaaacattagtatctctaatgttcatctcccttgattgttaatcaatataacaattattatctctcgtcattactcattaattataacatccttatgttataattagcagcgcttcaattaaaagaaatatttaacacatcgaaaagtccactttcttagcagatctattcgctctcatctcgtctaattaaccgattagaaagttaaactttccattaggcatgtatttgagtcacgggtcaacaagaattgactatgctcaaattctaatttcactaaaaatttcggcatgacctattcatatataatgtcagccacgagatttcaacgcgtgaatctcactacgtgaactcgtctctcgactcaaaacttaacatcttgacatcttttcaacgcaaaccaaacaattcaaaatcatcaaaactctttatcagtaaactatcatttatactcgacaccaattgttcgagtgtcagataccaacatttatgtgcgttaatcataactctcacaactcacaccatttagtcatatcgtatcatccatcaaaacaaatataatcaagttgttttctagaaagttttgctgtttttgtgtcatctttaaaaattcataacaaccaactcaatcatcataaactctcataccaattgatctcaaaaacttcatgaagtgtagttcactctaaaaatggtagttaaccaaaaaggttaaaggtttttggagatattgctcttttagtgcaggctgtcaaagattgacagtttctgccaattttgtttaggccattagaaaccaaggcaaaccttaataaaattccatcaaatttaatcatccaaaactaaaggtatccttgaagatttggttaaaatttcacaagagaaaacgttcatatgatctgccaaataaacaatgaaactcatacacttttactgttggacaaatatgacagcagaacagggcatttttgaaataataaactgctctgtttcagaggtcataaaaatcgaaatcttatgtttttagaaaagtattgaagtctagtttcgtttaaaaaaaacggtgatgcaaaatccttcatggattaatagatataaacgtttttgtgaagtctaccaatagttgacagattctgtcaaggatttttcaaaatatctttaaaatagcaaaaatcatccaaaagacatgaaattttgcagcaacgaaatacacatatcatagataaacatactaaaatttcagagccatcaagcaatgaaaactcatcgaaacataagcttgaaactgctgtaaaattttgacagaattccagttttaatttcgttcaacaattatcatccataaattgtaaatcaattagcatgctcatgtgatatcgtagaacacatatacgcaataatattcattatgcaacgtctcaaacttcacgaatttaaataatcatactctaaaaatttatacaattttcgtgcttggaaaaatacgaatttaatatatatcgattctagcatacccctaagcacaaatatcaagtcaaaacgatcaaacaaaaatcgaaagacaagctaatatgtgaaaaacggggctgccctcatgggtttcatagctacggttcgttccgttcttactcccttcattaaacatgctcaacatttacccaagaacaacatactaaaatttcacgacgatccgacgtcgtttcaaaataaagtcgagaatcgacgtttttcgacgtcgacgaaaatcgaaaataaaaccatcaaaacgtaggtaaagatcttacctacttagatacgtgatcgaaaagatgatcggcgctcgtctcggtgctcaaatcggaggtcaaaagctccgtccaagcttaaatggaaaatggcgtgtgtagtgtgtgttttaggtgttgtgtgtgtgaatatgtgagttgtgtgtgtggtgtgggctgatatagcgtgagttagtgaggggaaaggggttttgggaggtttgggggtggttaggggtagggtaggttagatatttaggatattaacccgttagtcgttaaatatctcgtctcgtctcgttttaacaactaacaacccatactctttgttactcgccctctcaacctctactcactttcattgcactcgtaattctatataaatatagaaaacgcaagctcgttctcaaaattctgataaacgagctcggttcgtttatcgagaaatcccgatttactattcactcgtcgtccaaaaataaaaactttcattattggacttgtatcgaaaaactaagaatatttctcgacgacgtgcacgtaagattttgaaagtcgacaaaaaggcgaaatagcagtattttactattcatcgtcaaaaagtcaaaattttcaaaaacgtcttaacggactcagatctcacttccgagttcatcgttctcattcaaataattatctcgaattattcaaatactcaaactcaaatacggatataaaatcccacatcattctcacatcatcgaaagaacatctcaacatcttaaaaaaaataacaagaaaacttcatataactcctcatctatttacaaagtaaatcaaacaagggatctaaaccctaattactcaaactcaagcaattaaacacgtcatcaaaagcccgggtattacataccctcccccttaaaataaatttcgtcccgaaatttgtacctcttgtaaatgtttcaggtacttctctcacatcttatcctcaagctctctttccacttctttctaactatcatatctccattggaccttatccaatgcaatcgacttattactcaattgccgaattttatgatctagcatcatctgaggtctctcttcataactcaagtctggttctaagatcatttcttcttagtaaaccacatggtttgggtcgaaaatatatatcctctcaattgtgacacgtgaaacacgttatgcacatttccaaagctaggtggcaaagccaacctatacgctattggacctatcttttgcaatatctcgtaaggacttataactctgggtctaagctgtcctttaactccaaatctattcatcccctttgagggtgaaaccttcaagaaaactttgtctcctatctcgaaactttgtctcacatcttataggcaaactcaattagtggcaacacattctcccgatgtactcctctatcaaggatagtagttcttatcatatcttctatcgcctgctatgctaaaattcatccttgtacccaactctttctgtaactcatccaaaaacgtgatgtaaattttttttttctttctgaggtgatctacaccggtactcaatgcaatcttataatctcacgaacgtacaattgtgataacttatctggtccatacgcgattaggatcggtatgaaatgtgcagattttgttagtcgatctacaatcacccaaattgctgtatttcctctttgacttttgggtaaagctatcacaaaatccatcgttaTGTGATctcatttccactcgggaatctccaacggttttaacttcccatagggtcgttggtgtaatgctttcacttgctgacaagctaagcatcgctctacaaacgaagctatgtctcatttcattccgtcccacaaaaatctatttttttacaacctgatacatctttgtgcctcctgggtgggcggtgtaaggcgtgtcatgagtctcactcatgatcgtattcttaagttcatcatcgcggggaatgcatcttctcccctcaaataagatagcattgtctgatgttttttttttttttttttttgtaactcttgagatctcctgctcttatcctttctcgtaacttgttcattgtctcatctttccttgtgtttcaatcaccattttcctcaaactaggcatcgtcgcaacaatactcgctatcgtctctggtggttttatcatctctatcatcatcttgtcaaagtcctttataagctcatcctctctcgtgagaagacatcctaactttgacgagacctttcggctcaatgcatcgactactacattggccttgccagggtgataattaatgtcgcagttaacatcctttactaattcgagccatctcctttgcctcatgttaatatccttatgctcgaaaaagtatttcaaagttttgtggttcgtgaaaatctcacatctaactccgtagagatgatgtctccaaattttcagggcatgcacaacggctgcaagctctaaatcatgcgttggataatttatctcgtggggtctaagttatcgtgatgcatagactataactctttcttcttgcatcaaaacacatcctagcccattctctaacgcatctgcgtagatggtatactctttatccatttctaggactatcagcactggtgctgtagtcaatttcctttaagctcttaaaaactcttttcacactcctctttccaattgtatttagcttattttctaagtaattgtgtcatcggtcttgctatcgtggaaaatccttcaataaacctctgatagtatcttgctaagcctaaaaagctgcgaatctcgttaggtgtagttggtgatctccactcatgtacagcttgtaccttggcggggtcaactttaattccttcagaTGATATAACATGTCCTAgtaaagttacttcgttcaactaaaactcgcacttggtgaatttggaaaaaaaacttctcaactcttagtgtttccaacatcgttttcaaatgttttggagctcctgctcattcttcgaatagatgagaatatcatctatgaaaactaggacaaatttatccagttattgatgaaaactcgattcatgtgatccatgaaaactactggtgccttcgtcaaatcgaatggcataactatgaactcatagtgctcatacctcatttgaaaagctgtcttaggtatatccttctgtcaaaatttgaactggtggtaatatgatctcaagtcaactttcaagaaaaagctcgctcctcgtaattgatcaaacaagtcatctatcattggtaaaggatatttgttcttgagtgtcaatttattcagctctcgataatctatgcacattctcaacgtgccatccttctttttgacaaaaaggactggtgctccccacagggatacactaggtctaataaaacctaactcaagcaattcttgtagctgaatcttcagctcttgtagctccttaggcgccattttatagggtgccttcgacactagtgctgatccaggttctaggtcgatagtgaactccaactgtcttgttggtggcaatcctggtaagacctcgggaaatacatctctatattctcttaccactgctacatcctcaaagttttttttttacttgattctccttcatcattcaagtaaactaggtaagcttgtgctcctttcttctttaccaatttcgacgcctgaagtgccgaaacgattggaactctat harbors:
- the LOC131013309 gene encoding pre-mRNA-processing-splicing factor 8A-like, with product MKYKKLTNAQRSGLNQIPNRRFTLWWSPTINRANVYVGFQVQLDLTGIFMHGKIPTLKISLIQIHESVVMDLCQVLDQELDALEIETVQKETIHPRKSYKMNSSCADILLFAAHRWPMSKPSLVAESKDVFDQKASNKYWIDVQLRWGYYDSHDIERYTRAKFMDYTTDNMSISFFTTCIVCLRLNQSLVL